Part of the Lepeophtheirus salmonis unplaced genomic scaffold, UVic_Lsal_1.4 unplaced_contig_3058_pilon, whole genome shotgun sequence genome, CTCAGTCGAACCTCTATGACATACTAATTTAACCCAGATCAAGAACCACTGTTTTATAGCTTTGGTTATTATGTGTTtacatatactataaatatggACATTTggactttataatgtgccacagaatacttatatctAAGTCATTTTTactaaaggaatatttaatttttgcattatcctcatcagAAATTTTGTagcttcttcatttaaaattatttatctggTACTTTGTTCGCAGCTTGTgcaatttacttatacaatttacaatttgtacaaaaccacatcttttaaaaaacatatagatGTATGAACTCCACATaagcaaatataatttcaaaatcgttttaaataagtacatacatattttttttagatcaattagGACTGAATTATATACGGAGAAATACGCACAAAtcatcaattaatttcatttaaatcatgtttgacaaaaaatgagtttattacatggttaaattttaatgatgtagtatttataaattttatctttgtaTTGAAGGCCAAATCCAAGTACCACAGTCGTGGtttcattgtttaatttattaaacaaatataattgtttcatttatttttttaaataataaaatatatgaattatatggATAatctaattttcatttttgcatCAACACATAGATACGAAATACTAGGGATTTATCGGTCCAgaatatgggacttaaaatcgcTCTTATCCCACATGCCATCTCTTTGTTATCGTTCCTTAAAAAACGTCCCAAATTTAGAGCGACTTCTAAAtggaatcatttttaattatctatattaataaagcaaagtttatttgtcGTCTGCATGGAAGTAAGTCACGGCGTGCACTGTACATAGTgcaccctgatgtatatcataaaccattttttgatctaagaaataaaaaatgtaatttttattgatgaacTGCTGCAGACTTGTGCATAAAACATCGAAGGtgtttttgatctaaaaaaacaatatagtcGTATTAAGGAAATATTGGAGACGTGTGAATGTAGCATCGAATATGTCGCAttgtgttgtgtcggtccttctttattcagtccagtccagtcttagtgTTGTGTCTTGGCAAGGTATGTAAGactgttgtgtcttgacaaagttgaggagacacaaactatttcaaccaaggaatccaggatgaccgagagaaatgaggagaggaaagatatagatgaataaaacaaaggttgtctaataggaacaattatattcttattaatacaataacctactctgatatatacataaagtacacgactatttatacttaaaacgtggtaaaagactgtactttacacatatatatacataaaagaaaataagagaagtaagagaacaagggggaaggaaacacGAGTACATTACAAAGACACAATCTAAATTAATCAAcaggaatccaggacgaccgagagaaagaTGAGTAACGTGGAGGAATAACACAAAGGTCGATTTACAAGGAACAAATGCATATTATATTCTGGTACATAATACACTACTCTgatcacataaaatatatccgactatttatattaaaactatatgacgtagtactttataaaaataacacataccaaataataaaaagaataggaGGGGAAGAAGGGAAGGAAAGAAAATCCTTTGCAGTTTCTAAATACACTACACTCAAGACTAGTCCCATCGGTTCTTACGACTATTGGTCCTTCGGACCGGTCCTAAAGTGTTAGTCCTTGGAgtttaatctaaaaatttatattgcttATCAAGCTAAATAAGATTTGATATGTTTACTAAGAAAATTGCACATATCATGCAAATAATATCCCTgctttcattataatataatacaatatgaaCATTTATCTttacttagttaaataatttactctattatataatataataatttaaaaaaaggaaaaacaccttCAATAACGTCACGAGGGCTCGATTTTACCCTCTAAAAGGACCAATAAGTGGGACTGAACAGCTAAAGTCTTTATTATATTGGTAAGGATGAATTGAGAATGACGTCAGGGTCTGATATATAAGATAACGTCAATTATTAAAGATTCTTCTATGGGACGACATTAGAGTCCGATTCGTACGCGTTCTTAAGATTAAGGACGTGACTTCTAAATCGTGGGACTAATATATCCCTAGGGAATATAATAAAATCCGGATATAAACAACACCTtggctaagctgctcttctccaaaatattctttaaattgtcagggggATCAcgttattttttggtttcttttcttttggcATACCCGCAGAgtactttattttcaattgtgtCCATAGATATTTCTGTATAtacttctcttttcttttcttgtttaatATGAGGTGGTGAGCTATAGTGGACAATCCTTACAATTGTATCATATACTTGCcgtagtacccggcattaccCAGAGGTATTTAAACTGACGAATATGcacattttgtttttacaatataGACACTGCCAACAAATCCTTGGTATTaccctccgtttttcatgagcacactcacatgtagttactcactcaatttcatcaaaattaatactttaaataagtgTCTGTCttagctcttttaatcattgaTGGAGCCGCCCGTAGTGGCAATCATGGCTTCCATTCGGAGAAAGGCCTGGCatccactgcagatgtagttctctgtcatggcgtctcagtgctggctgacagtggctttgatgAGATACACTACAGAACTTCCCCTCCACAAGGATACAAAATGTGTAGTCGAATGGTTGGCATCATGgttttaggggggggggcaaaagtgtcaaaaaatagttcaaaagaagtcaaatgagtcttgcaacggaggagatagatttctttcattgctggtgtcaaaagtggcctctccaacctcacaaAAGCTTTTaactcacttttttgatatttctctGGACGTTCTGGTGTGAAAccacgagatctcttgcattgatcctcatggacttgaagggattggccaGGGCTGTagagtttggcctttttaacataccccttcttcctctctaacgttttggaGTTGCTGTCGTCGTAGACAGGTGTCCTGGAGACACCTAACTGCTAGGAAttcgtgaatggaaattcgctaatcacgttcaagtatcattttctccacttgtacgtaagctagaaagctcaggtttgttttgttttctaactaattgcttatgctttaatatatcgaaatatgaattagttcaaatcactcaaccttaatttattattgaattagtcagtgttcatatttcaatgaaccaccccGTACaaatgtaaatccttgttggactcagattagaattgagattggacattggagtaattgtaGTCTATGTCATTACTAGATACGGATGGGATTTGTGTCTATTGCCTTCCTATCATAGCTACCCGCAGCTAatgtaataaaacgtcatgcCAACTCTTTTGCTTTTCTTCAAAACACTCTTTCAATCGCGAGAGTTACCATCCcatttttcggtttcttctATTCTTCTATACcgtcatatattatacaactctAGATATTATTCATGgaattatattgtaataaatattttatggaattagTCCTCATCATGGTAATAAAGttaaagatattaataaataataataaattatattttttgatatggaTATGATCAATCATTTTGGatgatgatacaaaaaaatcaacaatctatctttcaaaaaatataaaagttatacaaCATTAAgatgagaaataaataaaatatcaaaatttcaccgttgcatgatttatatattactatgtataatatacatttattttgttctaaatccatttgaaaaattataaatagtgatgtaaaAAGTCTGGTTTTACATAGCtcaccctttttttaaaacttatacaaGTCCAAGCTACAAAAACTTTAACcaaaaaccaataataatacataatcgCTATCGTTTGAATGTAGAAAGGGAAACTTTTCGTACTCGAGAATACTGTAAAACGTTACATCTTTgacgaaaaatatttaatgatattgatGACATACTTGATTTTATCCATTTACACAAAAACAcgcacatcaactcactcaagcCACTGTTACATACAACTGcgtgtccaaaatggctgaaacttggttgagtaactgtcaacagatgctagatagatgtgactagcttttatttacgagtgataccatcttcatgttgaggtcagatacttttcagaccacccaattaattttatcttaaatatataaaaaccaaagCTATAAAACAGTGGTGCTGAACCTGGATTCGATTAGTCTTTCTCAGGGGTACGGCAGAGAAGCTGGATGATccgccatcatgacagcgtagTACATCATCGATACGGCATTCATGATCAAGAGTTGCCAATCGGTTTGCCGGcttgtcgaggctgttattgactCTGGAGgaggatatattaaataaaaaatatagctaaatataatagttaggcatattacaaattggttttgagtttttgtttttttactttgtactTTTAGTCATGCTAatacaagttttgggttcctACTTTGTAGCCGTAAATAAGAGTGGTTTAATACACGACGTCCTCATTCACTTTAACAACTGATTAATAAGGCTGGCTTACTAAAAGGAGTTACCCCTAGAAATTTCCATTGAGctgatattttttagattaagttTCCTATGCAGTCCtaagatacactcaaaaatgattaCACAAAAACATAGAGGGTAGGGAGTTTTTttccggaacaagtttagatcTCAACATTTTTGGCAACACTGAGATCTATGTTTTTGAAAGTTTGCTCATTAAATTTAActgacaaaattgtataagaaaaaatacaaaatattttatatatacccCAAATAAGAACACCCAACGGctattattgtgtgcctccgtgcCTGGGCCACGGCAGACTAAAGGacttaaatttatgtaaaaagatcTGTtgtcatgctagaattttaaattggtgcagtttgtcGAAATCGAGTAGTACCTGACATTGATCGGATAgaaattttgcttaaataatatataaacaatatccCAACAAATGCTTGttactcttcttttttcatgagcacactcacacatagctactcactcaatacttagacgttctctcctcaagaataaaagaataataataacagcttgagaaaaaaagtttaatataatttgatgagcTTTAGCTCTTTGCTAAGCCTCatttaaagtcatattcatttttttaaattttatatttagaaccTACTTCCTTTATTGATACGAGTTGAACCAGTCCCCTAcgaaatttaattcattttatacagtgctgGATATTATATTCtcatgttttttctttatactgtattggtatatgatatacatgtGGGAGCACTATCATTCATttatacagataaactttgctttacgAATATagtttactctttttttttttaaattattaaactaaatatcaaattaggaaaaagtacacaaaaaggtaaaaaataaaataaaaattaatttatattaaaaacgtCACTcccttaaaaatgaaacaaattatttatgaaaaaggtcttttattgatttgggagaaattgaaaaaaacccaATCATATTTTTAGCAGGGGCCCTGAGTCTAGTTTTTGACTGACTCTGAACATTATGTCCCCCCGCCATTAGAGCTTAACTATACTTTTCATTGATTGAATAACTatctcttttttatcatttagttCTCCTTGGTGAAAAATTATCGCAAGAAATCTTCTTTTTCCACAACGAGGACACACATGGCAATTATATAAGCACTCGTGAACTAACACACAAACTAAGACAAGACATTCGAAATCATTTGGAGTACTTATACGATCTTAGGGAAGGGAAATTTTGGGCAATCCTTGTAGGATACGACGGTGGACTGAAAATTTCCTTCGAAGAGGTGCCTAATTTCTGGATTCTTTTTGATAGAGTAGATAAAACAAGGACCAGGCAAGTGGAGGCAATGAAGCAAGAAAGAGATCGCATTTCCTGTTCTCACTAACAAATACTCAAATATctagaatataataatttatattatatataaattaagtacacaccttttttttatataggtctACTCAATTAATTAGAGACATGTTTATGTTATTTATGAATCAATAAAATGATTTCTTAAAATCAAGAGccacttattatatatttttgttaaataaatgaagattacATTGGGTgttacaaaagtattttaatacttatttcattGCACTTTAAAGGGATTAAATATCTTCTATGTGATtgttgtttgaataaaaaattgaagcaGTCTATATAGCTTTAAAAGAAGACATTAAGCATATTTGTAGCTCActtacaaaaaaagataaaacattaCAAGTTGCTACTTTGATATACGCCGACATCATTGAACCGCTAGGGATCGTCCGTTTTAAGGTTTACCATGACCAGAAACGCTTAACAATGGGTAAAGAATTAAAGCGCGTCCTTGCTCAAAACGACCGATCCTTAGACcacataaaaacatataaagaaAATCTAGGAGGAATGCCAATGGTTGAACTTGCCCGGGATAAGTCCGTGTGCTTTGCCATTGTCTACAATTATGTTTCAGCTGCTGTGTTTAAGTCTTTGAGATATTTAGAGAAGCCCTTCATTCCTCGAACGCTGAGGAAACTACGTTTCGAACGTGGCCGgtgaatattgaattttattaaacatcATATAAACTTTGTTTACGTATTAACGTATGAGAAAACATTCGATATTGATCAATTCGTAAATCACCAAAATGAATAGGTCAAGGGCAGCCCTAATGAAAATCGTTACATATTTGGACGAAATATCTGccattagttataattttagaCATGGTAGTGCAAAATGTCATGTTAATGCCAATTAACAACAGTCGACTACTTGGGGATCTCAGAGAAAAATGTTATCCGTTACATCTACAAAATTACATAGTAGTCTAAAGATTATAGTTGGCCTTTATCATAGTTCTTATACTCGTAATATTGTTCAAGAgggaatgcaaaaaaataaaaataaatgagtgaaAGAAATTTGGCCTCCATAGAGCCCCGGCCTCAACAAATTGAACTACTCCCTATAATATAGCCCAGAGGCTTCGGAATACCTAATAgtaaaagttatttgtcaaCAAACGATtgagaaaattgaaaagaaCTATATTTCTAAAGTTTGTAAGACTTTCCAACCTCGCCTGGAGGTGATTATTGAGGCCAATGgagatcatatttttattaaggatatttagcatatgtcaaaaaaatttatataaaaaagctaAAACATCATGATTAGAAAGAATTAAATCATTCTATTGGATCGGATTTAGTAAAAGATATATTcccaaatttgtaaaaagattaAGTTAAGTGTTTTTGCTAGTAAAAGCATCGATACCAAGAAATATCTCTGGTTCCATGGTTAGAGTTAAGAAGATATCATATAAACTTTAAACAGTATTAAACAGTGAAACCAGTACCAAGCGGTCGATTAAAGGAAACTGAAAAAAGCGAATGCTTAGTGCAAGTGATCTCTGAATTCaagttttctattttgaaacaattttaaatttgaaaagtggATATGACCGTTTAGTGCGGTGACACGCTTATAAAAGGTAACCAATAAACCAGGTTTaactgtattattattaattgtgtaTTTCATGGTCGATAAAATAAGTCTGGACTATATTAAAccttattaaaaacttaatctAGAGCAAGAAGCGAGAATTTATCTTTTTGGAAGCTTGAGAGTAGGTGTATAACAACAtaacaaatcaataataatatgatacCTATAATATGTCTGTACTCTCTTGTCtgattataaattcaaagtatttttgatatctCTCCCAGCAAAATcgactaataaattatttaattatatgtatcttaataacataaattgTGGATTGACACTTAGAATTAATTAAGTGAATTCTTATTGTATATGAAGTTAATCTCAGCAtgactatatttataattacgtCTTTCCTTAAGGGTTTCTTTGGTAGACCCATATCAGTTTGTCTCATCCCCTAAACAATATGATTATTCTTCCATTAACTTCACTtgttaaactatttttgaacCGATCCTGggtgacatattttttttgtagggatGTTGCGTTTGTAAGACTTAATCTTTTAGACCAAATTGATAACTTTGGAGACAGATCAATTGTTCAAATAGCGTTTTCTGGTGAGGATAATGATAGAATTTTAGGGTTTGATCTGATAAATCGTTTAAAGTAATCAACAAATGTGGAAGACCTCTTCTAGTCACACCTTGGCTTGTTGACTTTCTTAAATTTCTCGCCATTATTTTTCCAgtgattttagaaataattaatgtgaTTTTGGGGATCACCAAGGATGTTTTTGATTGCACTAAGACAGTAATTAAACTGGGCTAATTCATCTATTGCATATCTTTcagtattaagtaattatttacttgatataagagaacatatatatatatgattatatataatatatatttccgaAACATTAAAATTAGTGGGCATTagatgaaatacatttttttgtgtatgtgtGGCCTGCCACCAGAAaaaaagctagaatgatttttcccaaacatttgtatttcttcGCGAATTAACGTCAAtgaaagaatggaaaaaatggtggattttatttgaaaggccatatcgggacCATACCATGTCACATAAATCGAATGAAGGTTTTAAATCATAGTCaacatttttggttattttaactCATACCAGAAGTTGGAATACAAAGCCTATGATTGACTGAAATGTGTCTATGAATCTTTCCTCAGAATGTactatgtattatgtatttatgaggtaaaaaa contains:
- the LOC121122531 gene encoding uncharacterized protein: MERSSSSVMMIACFLFMITLIVSSGVEGIVSAPSAQEYLGRYQFYRGWSNKRRLLIVSGKDSELHEVRKSSSYGYRCEMAVRNMNLVLLGEKLSQEIFFFHNEDTHGNYISTRELTHKLRQDIRNHLEYLYDLREGKFWAILVGYDGGLKISFEEVPNFWILFDRVDKTRTRQVEAMKQERDRISCSH